Proteins encoded within one genomic window of Girardinichthys multiradiatus isolate DD_20200921_A chromosome 21, DD_fGirMul_XY1, whole genome shotgun sequence:
- the zbtb47b gene encoding zinc finger and BTB domain-containing protein 47, whose protein sequence is MLIVEKTTDFPSAEFSLVEDVALHFTCLMDRLNKQRLFQPDLCDVDIVLVHQHSTFPAHKGVLAAYSPFFHSLFAQSKQLRRVDLSLDVLTSQGLQQILNFIYTSKLLVSSSTVRDVLNAATVLQMSDIAASCRDLLSSHSLRAACKEVAIQEGFSSCDPVEIPSCQLYREIKQESELGRVYTREGSSPFSVRVEEVEKMAAQTKQYYQKEQGEGGGASTGVAALCKVEGSGEESKPADGHTSFNRDQIIVEVNLNNQTLNVSKGSNGKSSTITEHMFGRCHENERDSEGDEDNDMENGDGHLEEGDEDLKRRDMLGHTSEEEDQDEEEEQEEENTLNIPGLEQPAIMGRPRRRTRALAMAAAATMRQTLAEATLANQRQGRKKALDAEGLGQKVRLEEKQHFSCKKCPRIFNNRWYLEKHMNVTHNRMQICNNCGKRFLLESELLLHQQTDCERRIQCVTCGKAFKKLWSLHEHNKIVHGYAEKKFSCEICEKKFYTMAHVRKHMVAHTKDMPFTCETCGKSFKRSMSLKVHSLQHSGEKPFKCESCSERFQYKYQLRSHMSIHIGHKQFMCQWCGKDFNMKQYFDEHMKTHTGEKPYICEICGKSFTSRPNMKRHRRTHTGEKPYPCEVCGQRFRFSNMLKAHREKCFHVNNPMVVPNCSNRTLVTPATDSSGPAQLGPPASVATPCAASSPQLLHSSQLSFPMLHPMGALPAASHLPPPPPLFSAGRMNSNN, encoded by the exons CTCATAGTGGAGAAGACCACAGACTTCCCCTCTGCTGAGTTCtctctggtggaggatgtggCTCTGCACTTCACCTGTTTGATGGACAGGCTGAATAAGCAGCGCCTTTTCCAGCCTGACCTCTGTGACGTGGATATCGTCTTGGTGCACCAGCACAGCACCTTTCCTGCCCACAAGGGAGTGCTGGCAGCCTACAGCCCCTTCTTCCACTCTCTTTTTGCCCAAAGCAAACAGCTGCGGCGCGTGGATCTGTCACTGGATGTCCTGACCTCTCAGGGCCTCCAACAGATCCTAAATTTCATTTACACCTCCAAGCTGCTGGTGAGCAGCAGCACCGTTCGCGACGTGCTGAATGCCGCCACTGTGCTTCAGATGAGTGACATCGCGGCATCCTGTCGAGATCTCCTCAGCAGCCACTCCTTGAGAGCCGCCTGTAAAGAGGTGGCCATTCAGGAAGGGTTTAGCAGCTGTGATCCAGTCGAGATTCCTTCCTGCCAGCTTTACCGGGAGATCAAACAGGAGTCTGAGCTTGGCAGGGTCTACACAAGGGAAGGCAGCAGCCCATTCTCTGTCAGAGTGGAGGAGGTGGAAAAGATGGCTGCCCAGACAAAGCAGTACTATCAGAAAGAGCAGGGGGAAGGAGGCGGGGCCAGCACAGGTGTGGCCGCTCTGTGTAAAGTAGAGGGCAGTGGAGAGGAGTCAAAACCAGCGGATGGTCACACCTCGTTCAACAGAGATCAAATCATTGTTGAAGTCAACCTCAACAATCAGACCCTGAACGTCTCAAAGGGATCCAATGGAAAATCTTCCACAATCACAGAACATATGTTTGGTCGTTGCCATGAAAACGAGAGAGACTCTGAGGGTGATGAGGACAATGATATGGAGAATGGTGACGGACATTTAGAGGAGGGAGATGAAGACCTAAAGAGGAGAGACATGCTGGGTCATACCAGCGAAGAGGAAGATCAGGACgaagaggaggagcaggaaGAGGAGAACACCCTAAACATTCCTGGTCTAGAGCAGCCTGCCATAATGGGTCGACCTCGCCGGCGCACCAGAGCCTTGGCCATGGCGGCCGCCGCCACCATGCGACAGACGCTTGCAGAGGCCACCCTGGCCAATCAGCGACAGGGCAGGAAGAAGGCACTGGATGCGGAGGGCCTTGGCCAGAAGGTCAGGCTGGAGGAAAAGCAACACTTCTCGTGTAAAAAGTGCCCTCGCATCTTCAACAACCGCTGGTACCTGGAGAAACACATGAACGTCACTCACAATCGCATGCAGATCTGCAATAACTGTGGGAAACGCTTCCTGCTGGAGAGTGAGCTGCTGCTTCACCAACAGACTGACTGTGAAAGGAGGATCCAG TGCGTGACCTGCGGAAAGGCCTTCAAGAAACTGTGGTCGCTACACGAGCACAACAAGATCGTCCATGGCTACGCAGAGAAGAAGTTCTCATGCGAGATCTGCGAGAAGAAGTTTTACACCATGGCTCATGTCAGGAAGCACATGGTTG ccCATACGAAGGACATGCCATTTACCTGCGAGACGTGTGGGAAGTCGTTCAAGCGCAGCATGTCTCTGAAGGTCCACTCCCTGCAGCACTCGGGAGAGAAACCCTTCAAGTGTGAG AGCTGCAGCGAGCGCTTCCAGTACAAATACCAGCTGCGCTCCCACATGAGCATCCACATCGGACACAAGCAGTTCATGTGTCAGTGGTGCGGAAAGGACTTTAACATGAAGCAATACTTTGATGAGCATATGAAGACACACACGG GAGAGAAGCCGTACATCTGTGAGATCTGTGGGAAGAGCTTTACAAGCCGGCCCAACATGAAGCGCCACCGCCGGACccacactggagagaagccGTACCCCTGCGAGGTGTGCGGCCAGCGCTTCCGCTTCTCCAACATGCTCAAGGCCCACAGGGAGAAGTGCTTCCACGTCAACAACCCCATGGTGGTCCCCAACTGCAGTAACCGGACCCTCGTCACTCCCGCCACGGACTCTTCCGGTCCTGCCCAACTGGGACCGCCGGCCTCCGTCGCCACGCCCTGTGCTGCCTCCAGTCCCCAGCTCCTCCACAGCAGTCAGCTGTCTTTCCCCATGCTGCACCCCATGGGGGCACTGCCAGCTGCCTCACATTTACCCCCACCGCCTCCCTTGTTCTCTGCTGGTAGGATGAACTCCAACAACTAA